The window caaacatacattagtcagaagaggcacggcgTTGTCTTGCttgagaatagacggtgaggagttcagagaagtaagcaggagacgagccaaaaaagaagttaaagcagagggtggacagtttgtagtcaatgcgggctttaAGAGGTAACCGGTGCAGTGtgcgaagaagtggtgttgcgtgatctcgttttcgtgctttgagaatgaggcgtgctgctgagttttggactttttgtagtttatgcaggaggtacagaggacagccagagagaagagagttgcagtatttgttgttttagtgataatgtgataatgtatataaacatctagggctttcagtattgttgataacatgttttgtttgattaagggtattcagctggtatttcccttgttttcactacctattttattcatgtttttattacttagtggaagaattttttgtaatgtaagtagtcaagtttagaaagaacaaaggcacagacaagagtgttagttgtttgagaggaaactttttgaaaaggtagttcTGAAGCAGCTGctgtcatatttgaacacccatgatttgatctcgcattctcagtccgcttatcgcccttctcactgtactgaaacagcccCACTTAAAGTAATCaatgacattctgtctgctctggatggtggtgatgtgtcagtgtttaccctacttgacctttctgcagcgttcgacacgattgaccatgttacgcttctccatagacttcagactctgtacggcatctccggtccagcgctagcatggcttgagtcctatctcattggcaggactcaggctgtgcttgtcgatggccagatgtctgcttcagccccactttctttcggcgttcctcaaggttcagtactcggtcccatccttttcatcatgtacactaagcccctctccacactgatccaaaaccattctgttttaaatcagtcttttgctgatgacacccagctgtataaacccagtccccctgcagagacacattccgccatccagaccattcagacatgcatcactgatgttaaatcttggatggtcgataacaaacttaagctgaatgatgataagactgaagtcttactgtgcaaaaagaagaacactgcatttccctctccccaacctgtttctgttcaagtaggcaacaccgacatttttttctcaccatcagctagaaaccttggattcaccctttcatctgacatgacccttaacgtgagttcgtccccacgttcggcgagagatttatttctcagagtcaactttgaatacccccgtgtgtacacgcaagcacaagaccaagtgcgcacgaaaaagatcccgtaatccatgtcagagttcggtgggctatagaaacacgaatacatgtagtctactgatggactgagaaaacaaaatcaggggttgtatttcttgaagaggtgtgttttaagtgctcgtttgaatgcttggggtgactgagagtggcggatgtgaaaggggagagaattccattgtgtgggtgcgcagaaagtgaaagtgcgttgtccgtatgttttggttttggtgtgtggaatgttAAGGATGCgacgaaaatactcagcatgcttcctccaaaaacggcgtatggctgcctaaatggcggggtaaaaaacggtcatacacgtaaaattccactcgtgcaaaaaacacgagtgtacatgggagtatcagcccacgaacgcagaagaagaagaaaagatatagctgttctgaccttgatttgttgttccaaacttacaaaatgacagtttttgcgtcgatgcgttgatctcaggttttgatagcagacgccgtttcttatgcgcattagttttgcgcaggcgccacactgactttgggaaaaaaacctcgatttgacaacacagctgttaaacagctttttattagttcattcgtatacaacaaaaagaagtttgagtttttttaattttgaacaagactacttatgaagaagaccaaaacacaacatcaacggaaaactagaaacaactgaagaactaggatgcaacaaggggaggagaacagctaatccgtacaatccgaaactctcatgtcaaatttcatgaagatcggtccagtagtttactctgaatcgctctacacacacacacacacacatacacacacatacaccacgaccctcgtctcgattccccgtctcgatgttaaaacatttagtcattacttgactaaatgtaaaaagaacagatCGACTttcatcctttttacatttagtcaagttttgactaaatgttttaacatagagggggaatcgagacgagggtcgtggtgtatgtgcatgtgtctgtgtgtgtgtgtgtgtgtgtgcgtgtgtgtgtagagcgtttgagagtaaactactggaccgatctttatgaaatttgacatgagagttcctgggtatgatatccccggacgtttttttcattttttcgataaatgtctttgatgacgtcatatccggctttttgtaaaagttgaggtggcactgccacaccctcatttttcaatcaaattgattgaaattttggccaagcaatcttcgacgaaggccggacttcggtattgcatttcagcttggaggcttaaaaattaattaatgactttggtcattaaaaatctgaaaattgtaattaaaattattttttttataaaacgatccatcattttctgattccaaaaacatataaatatgttatatttggattgaaaacaaggtctgaaaattaaaaatataaaaattattatcaaaattaaatttccgaaatcgatttaaaaacaatttcattttattccttgtcggttcctgattccaaaaacatatagatatgatatgtttggattaaaagcacgctcagaaagttcaaacaaagagaggtacagaaaagcgtgctatgcagcacagcgaaaccactaccgcgctgaacaggctcgtcagtttcactccgttttgcacaagcggcggactacggtcattgtgaaaaaatgcagtgcattcaatttcattctgtgagttccacagcttgactaaatgtagtaatttcgccttacgcgacttttttttgcTTGCGCAAAGTTGCAGATTGtagaagaatacaatgcaattcTGCAATAACAGCACAGTGTAATAATTTAGATGGAAGAGGAATGTAATGGAGTTGTTCATGCAACTAACAACATTGCGGGAATAAATCAAGTTTATAAAACAAACTTCGATCAAGTTAACCATTTACATTTTTTAATTATAATGCAATCAACTACTGGTAATGTTTTTTGCAATTGTTACATGGCTGAACACAGTATTTGTGTATATTCAGCATGCCCTTTTCAAAACTGTTGCACAAGTTTTCATCTTAGTTCATTCATTTCTTCTACAGAGCTTCCTTGAGGAGATGACAGCATCGCAGGAGAAGGCGCTGCAGACAGCAGCCGCTGCGCAGCGAGAGGATTGCCGCATGCAGCAGGAGGCGGCAGAACAGAAACGGCAGTACGAAGGCGTCATTCTGGAACTACAGGCACAAGTGTGAGTGTTTGGCATTTGTGATTTGTAAGGACTACACCATATTCTAGTCAAACACTGTTTTTCTCGACTAGGAAAATTCTTGTTTGTGTCTGAAACTGTCAGAAGATGATTTGTCCATTTGTAGGTTGCTTATGGTGATTGAGAGAAAACAGTCGCCTTGAATTAGAATGATTTAAGCATAAGATGTAGAATTACaagaaaaattgattttgactTCGTGTTTGAATATGGAATTGGAAAGGTTAGGTGAAAGACTGATGTAAAACTTGAGTAATgattcagtttaaaaaaaaaaaaatgtttgttttgtttcttttgattGTGAACCAGAGGTCATATTAAATCCGATTTTTATGTACATTGGCACTGGGAATCTGTAATCTTCtttaaaacaataaggtcattTGATTTACTATTGTTCTTCAGAATCAGAATATTTACATTACCAAACTGCAACTGTGATGAGGACACCGTCGATTCAAGCAATGGTAAGGATCCTCTCACTACATGTACCACTGTGCCATAGATAATATTAATAATCCAGTTTGCCATTGCAGGGCGCGCATGAAGACAATCAATGAAACGCTGCAGCAACAGTTGGTTCAGGCGCGCAGTACTCGCTTGCCGCTGTCGGACATGGAGAGGAAAGCCGGCGACTCACACGCCGAGGCCTCCAGGTTTGGTGCCGCCATGGAGTACAGACAGGAGAGTGACAGGTGGGTGGATGGATTTGTAGTTGTAATAATAATTATATCAGACATTGTGTCGAGTTTTATGGGGGAGTATGAGGTGAGGCACCATTTTGTGGATGTGcataatcatccatgcattcatcatcatcatcatcatcatcatcatcatcatcatcatcattatcatcatcattatcatcatcagtcCCCTGACTAAGAAAGTCATCGGGAGGACGTTAGGGCAGAAACCCTTCTCCAGGTTGTTGTCACGACATGGGATATGGGTCTGTGATGTACGTTATACTGATGAAAATCTGTGTATTATCTGATGAAAATCATGCGCTATTACAGCTAAAAGCAAACATGGGTGGGAGGTACAAAGATTTTCATCAGCATAACATCACAGACCAATATCCCATGTCTCGACAGTTGTTCTGTTTGGGACCGTTGACAGAAGGTCAGAAAAGCTCATCTGTGTCCAATCTTTCACGTTGTCAGACCAGCTCATCTGTGTCCAATCTTTCACGTTGTCAGACCAGCTCTTCTGTGTCCAATCTTTCACGTTGTCAGACCAGCTCATCTGTGTCCAATCTTTCACGTTGTCAGACCAGCTCTTCTGTGTCCAATCTTTCCAGTTGTCAGACCAGCTCATCTGTGTCCAATCTTTCACGTTGTCAGACCAGCTCTTCTGTGTCCAATCTTTCACGTTGTCAGACCAGCTCTTCTGTGTCCAATCTTTCACGTTGTCAGACCAGCTCTTCTGTGTCCAATCTTTCACGTTGTCAGACCAGCTCTTCTGTGTCCAATCTTTCACGTTGTCAGACCAGCTCTTCTGTGTCCAATCTTTCACGTTGTCAGACCAGCTCTTCTGTGTCCAATCTTTCACGTTGTCAGACCAGCTCTTCTGTGTCCAATCTTTCACGTTGTCAGACCAGCTCTTCTGTGTCCAATCTTTCACGTTGTCAGACCAGCTCTTCTGTGTCCAATCTTTCACGTTGTCAGACCAGCTCTTCTGTGTCCAATCTTTCACGTTGTCAAACCAGCTCTTCTGTGTCCAATCTTTCACGTTGTCAGACCAGCTCTTCTGTGTCCAATCTTTCACGTTGTCAGACCAGCTCTTCTGTGTCCAATCTTTCACGTTGTCAGACCAGCTCTTCTGTGTCCAATCTTTCACGTTGTCAGACCAGCTCTTCTGTGTCCAATCTTTCACGTTGTCAGACCAGCTCATCTGTGTCCAATCTTTCACGTTGTCAGACCAGCTCTCCTCTGTCCAATCTTTCACGTTGTCAGACCAGCTCATCTGTGTCCAGTCTTTCACGTTGTCAGACTAGCTCTTCTGTGTCCAATCTTTCACCTTGTCAGACTAGCTCTTCTGTGTCCAATCTTTCACCTTGTCAGACTAGCTCATCTGTTGTCCCCTGTTGTCTCCAGGGTTTATCATTCGAATAAATGAAATGTGATGTACTACAGCACTTTTCTATCTTTTTCCAGGTTTTATTTCAGTGGCCTTCTTTGTTCCTTGTAGTTAatctgtgtatgtctggctggctTCTGGCCAACATTATTATCCGTTGGCATTCTTTGTAAACATTATACATGATTATTTTTTGTCGGAAATGGACGGCCGTGTCAATTAATTCAAAATGAAGAATATTAAAATTCTGAAAACGGAAAGTGAAATGATTACGATGTTTTTAAAGCATAACATTTGACttattctttctctttctcaggcACAGCCTGAACAGTTCGTACGACAGAGGCAGCAAGACTGGCGACACACGCAGCATGACTTCTGCCGTCTCCGAAATCTCCGTCGACGTTCTGGGCGCCAGCtcagccagccaaccagggGGAGCCACCAGGCGTACAGAAGACACGCAAAGCATGGTACCCATGGTGGGATCTCTTGCTGACCTTCAGCTTGACCTTGACCAGGGGTCAAGCAACACGGCGGTTTCAGAATCGTCCACCCTGATCGCTAACCCTGAGCAGGCCACCCCTGTGGTTTCCGTGAGCTCGGGTGCTTACACTATCGCTTTTGTTGAGAGCGGAGAAATTAACGGAAATGGTTATGAAGATGGGGGGTACGGTGGGGAGCAAGATTTTTCCGCTGTTCAGAATGCTCAAGGGGTACCAGCAAGAGGGGGAGAAAGTTTGACAGCAAGGGAAAGTACACAGCGTCAGGGTGCGTATGACgtacaagaagaaacagaaagaaaggatgTAGATAGAAGCGTTTCGCAAGAAGTTTCTGCAACCAGAGAAGAAGCAACAGAAGCAACAGCTACCCAGGCAGAACAGAGAAGAGAGGAAACTGCCACCAAGGAGTCGACCAATCAGAAAGAGGGAAAAGCAGGCTTTCAAGAGTCCATCAGTGAGGGCAGTCAAAATGACAACACAGCAGAATCGGGCGCCGCTACTCCCTTGGACGCCACGGAAACCAAGTCGGCCACTTTCGAAGTTGGACAGGTGGGGTCAGACAGTGGGAGCGAACACAGCAAAACTTCGGAAGCTGAGGAACTTCTTCCAgagaacaacaacacaagagaGGAAGGCGAGGGAGAGGCAGCCTCCAGTGATCGAGATACATCTGAACCGGAAGTTTTGAGCCGGGAAATGACAAGCAGCAAAGAAAGCTCTGCCAGCTCTGGTAGCAAGGATGAAACTTCGGAACCGGAAATTCTTAGCCAAGGAGAAAGGTCGAGCGATGATGACATCAAAGCGAGCAGCCACAAAGAGGATTCAGCGGGCGGTGAGAACACAGAAAACAATCCCCAACCAGAAATCCGTGAAGATGTTCTTGAAGCTGGCCAGAACCCAACCGCAAGTGGCAGCGATGCTAACATCATTccagaagaaaaggaaaaagatgcggaagagaaagaaaagtcCAGCGTAACAAAGAAGGATTCTGCGGGATTGCTTGTAGCCGAGAGCGAGAAGGAAGGATCCAATGGAAACAGCGACGCTGGAAGTTCGGACGGCACTAAGGATAACTGGGATATGTTAAGCGATGCAAACCAGGACAGCAGTTAAAATTGAAAGTCACCAAGGTGCAAATTACTGTTGTGGCACAGAACGATAAGTGAAATCATACAATttaaaaatggagaaaaaaagaagataaaaaagagaaagagaatgaaaaaaaaaccagaatcAAACTATTGTAATGGAAAGACGAGGTTTAATTAGTCAAGTGCATAATTATATGCATAATGAGTTATCAGCTCTAGAATTTATTTGGATCGCTGCTTTGGGCCTCTATCTTGTGAGAAGTCATACGGACATACCCCCTATTATAGATTTTATTGCGAAAGGTATTTCCCTGATGGAATTCCAAGCTAAACAGGATTGTTGTATAAGCTGAACATTCACACAGACATTGGTAGAATGATGGGACCAACATATGTATGGAAGGTGTGCTTTGAATCATAAGGcattaggccccccccaaaaatagtctgtttacggtaacccgaccgaccctatttttttcgcgcgaccctagaccttttttgggcatttggggaaaaaaaaatgcaaaataacgtaaaaatatggtttattggaaaaaaaaaaaacaaaaaaaacccagacctaccgaccctatttttttggcctatgttaccgtaaacagaccttttttttttggccttaggagTATCTGTGTGTGATCCTCTTGGTTATATTGCTTTGCGATGGTGCACTGTATGAGTCTATTATGACAtgacagggatggccaaatctcaaaatctAAAGTCGCCAGCCAGGCCAGTAACTTCCAAGATAGTAActctagcccgccagaaatttcgCTAGCCCAGTACATACCACTGCAGTTGCTGTATCTGCAGTGTTAATAACGCTTTGAAACTAGATTATACAACCAGAAGTGTTGCATTTGtccagaattttcactggccaacCGGGCGAGTTGCCAAGCGGTTTTTACTtgcccggcggattttttactcgGCCCTGGCGATCgagcggacgatttggccatccctgcatgGTGATGTGATAACAGAATGTGTTACAAGGATGTACAGAATTGTTTGCACACTAAACTGTAGTTAAGCAAAATTGAAGCCTCaagattttgtctttttttgtgcTTCAATTGTAGATCAATGGTAACAGCTAGCAGAAATGTAAGTTTCATTATCAAAAGACAAGAATATTAGGTTATTAGAATGTTAAAAGATTGACAAAAGACAAGAATATTAGGTTATTGGAATGTTAAAAGATTGACAAAAGACAAGAATATTAGGTTATTGGAATGTTAAAAGATTGACAAAAGAAATGTAagtttcatgttttactttgaATTGAATCAAAACAGTCATGATATTCTTAGCAGGACCTGCAtcctttttaaaagagatcacaACATTTATAAAAAATGTTCTTTAAGTGATGAAAGGTTTACACtggaatgaaaaaaaaaacccagcattaTACCAGTTTTATTTTTATGACATCAAATGCTCTTATttgtatgtataggttacaacacgagtggttttttatatggcttgtatttcagtcaagacccagcggatga of the Littorina saxatilis isolate snail1 linkage group LG14, US_GU_Lsax_2.0, whole genome shotgun sequence genome contains:
- the LOC138947513 gene encoding RUN domain-containing protein 3B-like, encoding MESTDYSLSNRQLEVVRKNLVSVFRFAVKALIDKSCFCSIDDGCEEFINFSASVENILQHRLRTSKMWYLGDNKTHFWFYIKTACRRHDLQGCIINIDNIENIKSPVAKGRAFLRCALMEKRLSEYLSEALKQTNITRRFYQPGAIMLGDEATELCGVLLGLNSIDFGFCLKGENYDTVECPLAVDYTPFMKFKQSQEGLHSDLEEMRELSCGSSLASEDGTDMQETPPASDTWPDRYNALHKRYMRVLEQKSFLEEMTASQEKALQTAAAAQREDCRMQQEAAEQKRQYEGVILELQAQVARMKTINETLQQQLVQARSTRLPLSDMERKAGDSHAEASRFGAAMEYRQESDRHSLNSSYDRGSKTGDTRSMTSAVSEISVDVLGASSASQPGGATRRTEDTQSMVPMVGSLADLQLDLDQGSSNTAVSESSTLIANPEQATPVVSVSSGAYTIAFVESGEINGNGYEDGGYGGEQDFSAVQNAQGVPARGGESLTARESTQRQGAYDVQEETERKDVDRSVSQEVSATREEATEATATQAEQRREETATKESTNQKEGKAGFQESISEGSQNDNTAESGAATPLDATETKSATFEVGQVGSDSGSEHSKTSEAEELLPENNNTREEGEGEAASSDRDTSEPEVLSREMTSSKESSASSGSKDETSEPEILSQGERSSDDDIKASSHKEDSAGGENTENNPQPEIREDVLEAGQNPTASGSDANIIPEEKEKDAEEKEKSSVTKKDSAGLLVAESEKEGSNGNSDAGSSDGTKDNWDMLSDANQDSS